The following coding sequences are from one Microtus pennsylvanicus isolate mMicPen1 chromosome 1, mMicPen1.hap1, whole genome shotgun sequence window:
- the LOC142842685 gene encoding olfactory receptor 5AS1-like, with protein MQHTNYTRPTEFIFIGFTDYLPLRFTLFLVFFIVYTLTVVGNVGLIILVKIDLRLQTPMYHFLSNLSFLDISYSTAITPKMLVNFLASRKIISFYGCAVQMFFFACFADAECLILAAMAYDRYAAICKPLLYSTLVSRRVCISLVMLAYFSGSMTSLVHVSLTFMLPYCSSNIVNHFFCDIPPLLALSCADTHINELLLFALCGTIQMSTFMVIVVSYFCILITVLSIKSSGGRGKTFSTCASHLMAVTLFYGTLLFMYLRPTTSYSPDIDKVVALFYTVVFPMLNPIIYSFRNKDVKNAIKKLFERNGIIK; from the coding sequence ATGCAGCATACAAACTATACCAGGCCAACAGAGTTCATATTTATTGGATTCACAGATTATCTGCCACTCAGGTTCACGCTGTTCTTGGTGTTTTTCATAGTGTATACATTGACTGTCGTTGGCAACGTGGGCCTAATAATTCTAGTTAAAATTGACTTAAGACTTCAAACCCCCATGTATCACTTTCTTAGCAATTTGTCTTTCTTAGATATCAGCTATTCTACAGCCATTACTCCTAAAATGCTGGTAAATTTCTTAGCTTCCAGGAAGATCATCTCTTTCTATGGATGTGCTGTACAGATGTTTTTCTTCGCATGCTTTGCAGATGCAGAGTGTCTTATCCTGGCAGCAATGGCATATGACCGCTACGCAGCCATTTGTAAGCCGCTGCTTTATTCTACGCTGGTGTCCCGACGGGTCTGTATCAGCCTCGTAATGCTGGCGTATTTTAGTGGAAGTATGACCTCACTGGTGCATGTATCCCTCACATTTATGCTTCCGTACTGTAGCTCCAACATTGTCAACCACTTTTTCTGTGACATCCCACCACTGCTTGCTTTGTCATGTGCAGATACCCATATTAACGAGCTTCTGCTCTTTGCCTTGTGTGGCACAATCCAGATGAGCACTTTCATGGTCATCGTTGTCTCTTACTTCTGCATCCTTATCACGGTTTTGAGCATCAagtcctcaggaggcaggggaaaaACCTTCTCCACCTGTGCTTCCCATCTCATGGCTGTCACCTTGTTCTATGGAACACTCCTCTTTATGTACCTGCGTCCCACCACCAGCTATTCCCCAGACATTGATAAGGTCGTTGCTCTGTTTTACACTGTTGTCTTTCCTATGTTGAATCCAATTATCTACAGCTTCAGAAACAAGGATGTAAAAAATGCAatcaaaaaattatttgaaagaaatggGATCATTAAATGA
- the LOC142842687 gene encoding olfactory receptor 10AG1-like produces the protein MYGSILKTPQQKNRSMLLEFILIGFSDVPNLQEFLFVVFLIMYLIIVMSNSFIIIITRTDPSLQTPMYFFLGNFSFLEICYVSVILPRLLTSLYRQDRSISIIACATQMYLFLCLGATECLILTVMAYDRYVAICNPLLYSVIMNNSFCIQLATGCWVFGVPVHIGFTYWIFSLPFCGSNQLNHFFCDVPPVVSLACGDTLMLEVVIYVIALLVVTVPFMLILVSYVKIISTILKLPSATGRAKAFSTCSSHLIIVALFFGSGIITYLRPKSSYSAVTDKFLSLFYTVLTPMFNPIIYCLRNKDVMIALKKFLLRRFIL, from the coding sequence ATGTATGGATCCATATTAAAAACTCCACAACAAAAGAACCGTTCCATGTTGTTAGAATTCATCTTAATTGGATTTTCTGATGTTCCCAATTTGCAAGAATTTCTTTTTGTGGTGTTTTTGATAATGTATTTAATTATTGTGATGAGCAATAGTTTTATCATCATAATTACTAGGACTGACCCTTCTCTGCAGACTCCCATGTATTTTTTCcttggaaatttttctttcttagaaatatGTTATGTGTCAGTCATTCTCCCCAGGTTATTAACCAGTCTCTACAGACAAGACAGAAGCATTTCCATTATAGCGTGTGCTACTCAAATGTATTTATTCCTTTGTTTAGGGGCCACTGAATGCCTTATTCTGACTGTTATGGCTTATGACAGGTATGTTGCCATTTGCAACCCATTGCTCTACTCTGTCATCATGAACAATAGTTTCTGTATACAACTGGCAACTGGCTGTTGGGTATTTGGAGTTCCTGTGCATATAGGGTTCACATATTGGATCTTCTCTCTACCATTTTGTGGATCAAATCAGTTGAATCATTTTTTCTGTGATGTACCTCCAGTAGTGAGCCTAGCTTGTGGGGACACTTTAATGCTAGAGGTAGTGATTTATGTGATTGCCCTTTTAGTGGTCACAGTTCCTTTTATGTTGATACTGGTATCTTATGTAAAAATAATCTCAACCATTCTGAAGCTTCCATCTGCTACTGGGAGAGCCAAGGCCTTCTCTACATGTTCTTCCCACCTTATAATTGTAGCTTTATTCTTCGGATCAGGTATCATCACATATTTGAGACCAAAGTCCAGCTATTCAGCAGTAACAGAcaaattcctttctcttttctatacAGTTCTGACCCCAATGTTTAATCCCATAATATACTGTTTGAGAAACAAAGATGTTATGATTGCATTGAAAAAGTTCCTTTTGAGACGTTTTATATTATGA
- the LOC142842688 gene encoding olfactory receptor 10AG1-like — protein MEIVLSTDEEQSKLEYSNITIREFILLGFSDVPYLHWMLFGIFLLMYLTTLLCNSIIILITRIDPALQTPMYFFLSNFSFVEICYVTVTIPRMLMDLCTQKGTITLFSCALQLCLVIMFGGMECLLLTVMAYDRYVAICNPLNYPLIMNSKIAVQLVAACWVSIIPVVTGQTYQIFSLPYCRSNKINHFFCDIPPILKLACGDTFVNNLAIYVAAVAFIMVPFLLIIASYSKIICNILNLSSAGGRSKAFSTCSSHLIVVVLFYGTAIITYVIPKSNQSESMGKLLSLFYTVFIPLLNPIIYTLRNKDIMVALKKLQTKLLIYGTT, from the coding sequence ATGGAAATTGTTTTATCTACAGATGAAGAGCAAAGTAAACTAGAATATTCAAATATTACAATTAGAGAATTCATTCTCTTAGGATTTTCTGATGTTCCCTATCTCCATTGGATGCTTTTTGGTATATTTTTGCTCATGTATTTGACTACTCTTCTCTGCAATAGCATTATAATACTAATAACAAGAATTGACCCTGCTCTACAGACccctatgtatttttttcttagcaaCTTCTCTTTTGTGGAAATCTGCTACGTAACAGTCACGATCCCGAGGATGCTCATGGATCTTTGTACACAGAAAGGCACTATTacattgttttcctgtgctttacAACTCTGTCTTGTCATCATGTTTGGAGGAATGGAGTGCCTCCTACTTACAGTCATGGCCTATGACCGTTATGTGGCCATTTGTAATCCTCTGAACTATCCACTAATCATGAACAGTAAGATCGCTGTGCAGCTTGTGGCTGCTTGCTGGGTCAGTATCATTCCAGTTGTGACTGGGCAAACTTATCAAATTTTCTCTTTGCCTTATTGTAgatctaacaaaattaatcactTTTTTTGTGACATTCCCCCTATACTTAAGCTTGCTTGTGGAGACACATTTGTGAATAATTTAGCAATCTATGTTGCTGCAGTGGCTTTTATCATGGTTCCATTTCTATTGATCATTGCCTCCTATAGCAAGATTATCTGCAACATTCTAAATCTGTCATCTGCTGGAGGAAGGTCTAAAGCCTTCTCTACCTGCTCATCACATCTTATAGTTGTGGTATTGTTTTATGGAACAGCTATTATAACATATGTAATACCAAAATCAAATCAATCAGAAAGCATGGGGAAGCTGCTGTCTCTTTTCTACACCGTTTTCATTCCACTGTTGAATCCAATCATATATACACTGAGAAATAAGGACATCATGGTAGCACTGAAAAAGTTACAAACTAAGTTATTGATATATGGGACcacataa